DNA from Helicobacteraceae bacterium:
ATCGCAAGCGAGCTAGTTAAATCTCTTCCAAAAGGCTCCTCCGAAGCGCTTAACGCGCAGCAAAAAGCGGCGAAAGCGGCGATGAAGGAGCGCGTGAAAAGCGGCGAGGCGGATCATCTGACAATCGAGATTGAAATATCGCCAAAAACGCACGTCGAGGTCGCGGGGCTAGATAATCTGCCGCCGGAGATGGCGCGTTTGCAAGAGTCGATCGGCAAGATGTTTGGGCAGATGAACGCGCCGATCAAAAAGGAGACGAGCGTCAAAGAGGCGAAAGAGCTTTTGCGCCAAGAGGCGAGCGATCGCCTGCTCGATATGGAGAAGGTGCGGCGCGAGGCGCTTAAACGCGCGGAGGAGGGCGGCGTCGCGTTTATCGACGAGATGGACAAGATCGCGCTCCCAAACGGCGCGATCAGAAGCGGCGATCCAAGCAAAGAGGGCGTTCAGCGCGATTTGCTTCCGATAGTCGAGGGCAGCGGCGTGAACACCAAATACGGCTCGATTAGAACCGATCACATTCTGTTTATCGGCGCGGGCGCGTTTCATATAACCAAACCTAGCGATCTGATCGCCGAGCTTCAGGGACGTTTTCCGCTTCGCGTGGAGATGAATCCGCTAAACGAAGAGGATTTATACAGGATTTTAGACGCGCCTAAAAACTCGCTTGTCAAGCAATACGCGGCGCTTATGCGCGTCGAGGGGGTGGAGCTTAAATTCGACGATTCGGCTCTGCGCGCGATGGCTAAACTAGCCAAACAGGCGAACGACAAAACCGAAGATATAGGCGCTAGACGGCTGCATACTATTATGGAAAAAGCGTTGGAGGAGATCAGTTTTGAGGCGCTTGAGAACGCGGGCAAGACAATCGAG
Protein-coding regions in this window:
- the hslU gene encoding ATP-dependent protease ATPase subunit HslU, which encodes MDLTPKEIVKYLDDFIVGQDEAKKAIAIALRNRWRRLKLEGDIRDEVLPKNILLIGPTGVGKTEIARRMAKLLKLPFIKVEATKYTEVGFVGRDVESMIRDLVFDAIKIVKEEEIARQEPQLDEYIYDKIASELVKSLPKGSSEALNAQQKAAKAAMKERVKSGEADHLTIEIEISPKTHVEVAGLDNLPPEMARLQESIGKMFGQMNAPIKKETSVKEAKELLRQEASDRLLDMEKVRREALKRAEEGGVAFIDEMDKIALPNGAIRSGDPSKEGVQRDLLPIVEGSGVNTKYGSIRTDHILFIGAGAFHITKPSDLIAELQGRFPLRVEMNPLNEEDLYRILDAPKNSLVKQYAALMRVEGVELKFDDSALRAMAKLAKQANDKTEDIGARRLHTIMEKALEEISFEALENAGKTIEITSELIHDKLDRVFESDDAARYIL